A stretch of the Notamacropus eugenii isolate mMacEug1 chromosome 2, mMacEug1.pri_v2, whole genome shotgun sequence genome encodes the following:
- the TEPSIN gene encoding AP-4 complex accessory subunit tepsin isoform X2 has protein sequence MAAPQLRDRLSFLHRALKILLYMCSHGSSSFLLALKRNVSFIQEAAVFGGLPDPLHGNSLYQKVRVAAQDLASALFSDNLLPLPSSQSPRSLPSTGMGSQSSSYSTLQGFGYTKDKGSSGFAGEALLTTIQKAAEVVANAVLPGHESPIIQSQVLREDTYQPVIAPSAIQGHFTPRKPPPGPAQSIRVRHQPGQAGGGWEEMDSDPGSQNSSQENGELSRASNSGSKSDSDSHSGASREMGDITERVEAVPLSDCLQEMSLVSTVTQGPRVFLTREEVQHFIKECGLLNCEAVLELLNRELERPNECVQMRAMCAIFSLVCSDLLSQDHIFFIIQPKLQQLSKGSPGPVTNKATKILRHFEALCRNHPTHTRLPSQVSSSTSRHSLCPADLLTDVAPYAGGESFLEPVSSSSCLPRSTVLASSSHQEITPVSAQGDMTLGRRSVEEAETRLTVSGEQGPGSSQDSSGTNTTNGRLKPDINPESSLSTPITGTCSLFAGMELVAHTGVVVTEAEKEDLLQLASSSETPWISSRESTSHESPSPELSAFAFLNA, from the exons ATGGCCGCTCCGCAGCTCCGGGACCGGCTGAGCTTCTTACACCGA gcACTGAAAATCTTGctgtacatgtgtagccatggCTCTTCATCCTTTCTGCTTGCACTCAAACGCAATGTGTCCTTCATCCAGGAAGCAGCAG TATTTGGTGGTCTCCCAGATCCTCTTCATGGAAACAGCTTATATCAGAAGGTCCGAGTGGCTGCCCAG GACTTGGCGAGTGCTTTGTTTTCTGATAACTTGTTGCCGTTGCCTTCCTCCCAGTCTCCTAGGTCCCTTCCTTCAACAG gTATGGGATCCCAGTCCAGTTCCTATAGCACCCTCCAAGGCTTTGGCTACACCAAGGACAAGGGAAGCTCTG GCTTTGCTGGTGAAGCCCTTCTCACCACCATCCAGAAGGCTGCTGAGGTGGTAGCTAATGCTGTGCTCCCTGGGCATGAGAGCCCCATTATCCAGAGCCAGGTGCTGAGGGAGGATACCTACCAACCTGTAATAGCACCTTCTGCTATCCAGGGTCACTTTACTCCCAGGAAACCACCACCTGGGCCTGCCCAGAGTATCCGAG TGAGGCACCAGCCTGGGCAGGCGGGGGGCGGCTGGGAGGAGATGGACAGTGACCCTGGCTCCCAGAACTCATCTCAGGAGAATGGGGAACTCAGCAGAGCCTCCAACTCTGGCAGTAAATCCGACAGCGACAGCCACTCGGGAGCCAGCCGGGAAATGGGTGATATAACAGAAAG GGTAGAGGCTGTGCCATTGAGTGACTGTCTACAAGAGATGAGCCTTGTGAGCACCGTGACCCAGGGGCctcgggtctttctgactagAGAGGAGGTGCAGCATTTCATCAAAGA GTGTGGGCTGCTCAACTGTGAAGCAGTACTGGAACTCTTGAACCGGGAACTTGAAAGACCCAATGAATGTGTTCAGATG AGAGCCATGTGTGCCATCTTCTCCCTCGTGTGTTCAGATCTGCTTTCTCAGGACCATATCTTCTTTATCATCCAACCGAAGCTGCAGCAGCTGAGCAAGGGAAGCCCCGGCCCTGTGACCAACAAGGCAACCAAG ATCCTGAGGCACTTTGAGGCCCTGTGCCGAAACCACCCTACTCACACAAGACTCCCATCACAAGTCAGTAGTAGTACATCTCGCCACTCTCTCTGCCCAGCTGATCTGCTGACAGATGTTGCTCCATATGCTGGAGGGGAGTCATTCCTGGAGCCAGTGAGTTCATCCTCTTGCCTGCCCAGGAGTACAGTCCTAGCCTCCTCATCACACCAGGAAATAACTCCTGTCTCAGCACAAGGAGACATGACTCTTGGTAGAAGAAGTGTGGAGGAGGCTGAAACCAGATTGACAGTTTCAGGTGAGCAGGGGCCTGGATCGAGCCAAGATTCATCAGGCACTAACACTACAAATGGCAGATTGAAACCGGACATCAATCCTGAAAGCAGCCTTTCGACCCCCATAACTGGCACTTGCTCTTTGTTTGCTGGCATGGAGTTGGTGGCTCACACAGGTGTGGTTGTGACTGAGGCTGAAAAAGAAGATCTGCTCCAGCTGGCATCAAGTTCTGAAACTCCATGGATATCATCCAGAGAGTCTACCTCCCATGAGTCTCCTAGTCCAGAACTGTCTGCCTTCGCCTTCTTAAATGCATGA
- the TEPSIN gene encoding AP-4 complex accessory subunit tepsin isoform X1, which yields MAAPQLRDRLSFLHRLPILMKGTSDDDVPCPGYLFEEIAKISHESVGSSQCLLEYLLNRLQSNSCHVKLKALKILLYMCSHGSSSFLLALKRNVSFIQEAAVFGGLPDPLHGNSLYQKVRVAAQDLASALFSDNLLPLPSSQSPRSLPSTGMGSQSSSYSTLQGFGYTKDKGSSGFAGEALLTTIQKAAEVVANAVLPGHESPIIQSQVLREDTYQPVIAPSAIQGHFTPRKPPPGPAQSIRVRHQPGQAGGGWEEMDSDPGSQNSSQENGELSRASNSGSKSDSDSHSGASREMGDITERVEAVPLSDCLQEMSLVSTVTQGPRVFLTREEVQHFIKECGLLNCEAVLELLNRELERPNECVQMRAMCAIFSLVCSDLLSQDHIFFIIQPKLQQLSKGSPGPVTNKATKILRHFEALCRNHPTHTRLPSQVSSSTSRHSLCPADLLTDVAPYAGGESFLEPVSSSSCLPRSTVLASSSHQEITPVSAQGDMTLGRRSVEEAETRLTVSGEQGPGSSQDSSGTNTTNGRLKPDINPESSLSTPITGTCSLFAGMELVAHTGVVVTEAEKEDLLQLASSSETPWISSRESTSHESPSPELSAFAFLNA from the exons ATGGCCGCTCCGCAGCTCCGGGACCGGCTGAGCTTCTTACACCGA CTCCCAATTCTGATGAAAGGAACGTCTGATGATGATGTCCCATGCCCTGGCTACCTGTTTGAAGAGATTGCTA AAATTTCCCATGAGTCAGTGGGAAGCAGCCAGTGTCTGTTGGAGTACCTCCTGAACCGTTTACAGAGCAACTCCTGCCATGTTAAACTCAAG gcACTGAAAATCTTGctgtacatgtgtagccatggCTCTTCATCCTTTCTGCTTGCACTCAAACGCAATGTGTCCTTCATCCAGGAAGCAGCAG TATTTGGTGGTCTCCCAGATCCTCTTCATGGAAACAGCTTATATCAGAAGGTCCGAGTGGCTGCCCAG GACTTGGCGAGTGCTTTGTTTTCTGATAACTTGTTGCCGTTGCCTTCCTCCCAGTCTCCTAGGTCCCTTCCTTCAACAG gTATGGGATCCCAGTCCAGTTCCTATAGCACCCTCCAAGGCTTTGGCTACACCAAGGACAAGGGAAGCTCTG GCTTTGCTGGTGAAGCCCTTCTCACCACCATCCAGAAGGCTGCTGAGGTGGTAGCTAATGCTGTGCTCCCTGGGCATGAGAGCCCCATTATCCAGAGCCAGGTGCTGAGGGAGGATACCTACCAACCTGTAATAGCACCTTCTGCTATCCAGGGTCACTTTACTCCCAGGAAACCACCACCTGGGCCTGCCCAGAGTATCCGAG TGAGGCACCAGCCTGGGCAGGCGGGGGGCGGCTGGGAGGAGATGGACAGTGACCCTGGCTCCCAGAACTCATCTCAGGAGAATGGGGAACTCAGCAGAGCCTCCAACTCTGGCAGTAAATCCGACAGCGACAGCCACTCGGGAGCCAGCCGGGAAATGGGTGATATAACAGAAAG GGTAGAGGCTGTGCCATTGAGTGACTGTCTACAAGAGATGAGCCTTGTGAGCACCGTGACCCAGGGGCctcgggtctttctgactagAGAGGAGGTGCAGCATTTCATCAAAGA GTGTGGGCTGCTCAACTGTGAAGCAGTACTGGAACTCTTGAACCGGGAACTTGAAAGACCCAATGAATGTGTTCAGATG AGAGCCATGTGTGCCATCTTCTCCCTCGTGTGTTCAGATCTGCTTTCTCAGGACCATATCTTCTTTATCATCCAACCGAAGCTGCAGCAGCTGAGCAAGGGAAGCCCCGGCCCTGTGACCAACAAGGCAACCAAG ATCCTGAGGCACTTTGAGGCCCTGTGCCGAAACCACCCTACTCACACAAGACTCCCATCACAAGTCAGTAGTAGTACATCTCGCCACTCTCTCTGCCCAGCTGATCTGCTGACAGATGTTGCTCCATATGCTGGAGGGGAGTCATTCCTGGAGCCAGTGAGTTCATCCTCTTGCCTGCCCAGGAGTACAGTCCTAGCCTCCTCATCACACCAGGAAATAACTCCTGTCTCAGCACAAGGAGACATGACTCTTGGTAGAAGAAGTGTGGAGGAGGCTGAAACCAGATTGACAGTTTCAGGTGAGCAGGGGCCTGGATCGAGCCAAGATTCATCAGGCACTAACACTACAAATGGCAGATTGAAACCGGACATCAATCCTGAAAGCAGCCTTTCGACCCCCATAACTGGCACTTGCTCTTTGTTTGCTGGCATGGAGTTGGTGGCTCACACAGGTGTGGTTGTGACTGAGGCTGAAAAAGAAGATCTGCTCCAGCTGGCATCAAGTTCTGAAACTCCATGGATATCATCCAGAGAGTCTACCTCCCATGAGTCTCCTAGTCCAGAACTGTCTGCCTTCGCCTTCTTAAATGCATGA
- the NDUFAF8 gene encoding NADH dehydrogenase [ubiquinone] 1 alpha subcomplex assembly factor 8 has protein sequence MSGTGAVWSRVRSRIQSFPERLATCGAEAAAYGKCVQAATAPGGDLRKNLCAKEFEALRNCFLAAAKKTVN, from the exons ATGTCGGGGACCGGAGCTGTGTGGAGCCGAGTTCGAAGCCGGATACAGAGCTTTCCGGAGAGGCTGGCGACCTGTGGGGCCgag gcCGCGGCGTATGGGAAGTGCGTCCAGGCCGCCACGGCCCCCGGCGGGGACCTGAGGAAGAACCTTTGCGCCAAGGAGTTTGAGGCCCTGAGGAATTGCTTCCTGGCAGCT GCCAAGAAGACCGTGAACTGA